The window CAGCTTCATCCATGCGATGGTGGAGTTCGTCAAAGGTCTGGAAAGCGGCAAGGGCTGCAAGCCGGACTTCAAGGATGGTCTCGCGGCAGACTATGTCGTGGACGCCGTGCTTGCTTCCGCCAAGTCGAAGAAGTGGGTGAAGGTGAAGCAGGCGAAGTGATTCGCTGCTGAGTTCAAAGTTTAAGGTTTAAAGTTCAAAGAGCCCGCATCTGGAAACGGATGCGGGCTTTTTCTTTTTGGAGTGCTGCGACTTGGCGCAGCTTTCACACCGAGGCGGCTTGACGTCTCGATTCGACGCGTCAAGCCGCGTCGGCGGAAAGCGGAGTCAAGCCTCCGCACTCCAAAAGGGAATTGCACAATCGGGCGTCCTCGGTTACCCGTGGCGCGATGCCGGAAGATTTTTCAGATGCCACATTGGTGCTGGTGGGACATGGTTCGACACTAAATGCCGAATCTGCTGCCCCGACGCATCAGCATGCGGATGAGTTGCGTCGGCGCGGTATCTTTGGACAAGTGCTCGTGTGTTTCTGGAAAGAAGAGCCAGCGATTTGTGCGGTATTGCGCGGGGCTTATCTGCCGCGTGTGTTCATCGTGCCGCTCTTCATCAGTGAGGGCTATTTCACGGAGCAGGTGATTCCGCGTGAGTTGGGCTTTTGCCAGAATGGAGAGACGAATTTCAACCGGGTTCAGAAGCGTGGTGAGCAGACGTTGCATTACTGCGGGCCAGTCGGTACGCATGACAGCATGACGGCGGTGTTGCTCGCGCGGGCACGTGAGGTGGTGCAGAAGAATCCGGTGGTGGATTTGCCAGAACCGAAACAGATCACGCTTTTCATCGCAGGCCATGGCACGGGGAATAATGAGAACTCGCGCAAGGCGATCGAGCATCAGGTGGCGTTGATCAAGGCGATGAACCTGTATGCGGATGTGCATTCCATCTTCATGGAAGAGGAGCCGCGTATCGCAGATTGCTATAAGCTGGCACAGACGCGGGATATCGTGATGGTGCCATTCTTCATCAGTGATGGGCTGCACTCGTATGAGGATATCCCGATGATGCTGGGTGAGCCGGAGGATGTGGTGCGGGCGCGATTGGCCTCTGGTCAGCCGACGTGGCCGAATCCGACCGAGAAGAACGGCAAACGAGTGTGGTATTCTGCGAGCATCGGGAACGAGCCACACATGCCGGAAGTGATTCTGGAGCGGGTGAGGGAGATGGTGAGCGATAAGTAATTCTTTTTGGTTAGTTCCGCCTCGTTATCCCGCATGCGGGACAGCTACGAGTGAGAAATGCGCTTTCCACTGTGGCTCATTCCTTTATCTTCGCGGCGTGCACTGGCAGAAAATAGCCCTGGTGGGCGTTGGTTTGCTGGGCGGCTCCGTTGGGTTGGCCGTCCGGCAGCGTCGTCTTGCGGCGCAGGTGGTCGGATACGTTCGACGGCAGGCGTCCATTGATGAGTGCATGAAGGTGGGGGCAGTGGATTCTGCTACGCTTGATCTCGCCCAGACGGTTAAGGACGCCGATCTGGTCATCCTGTGCACGCCCATCGGGCAGATGCTAGAGCTCACCAAGCAGATGCTGCCGTCGCTGAAGCGCGGTGCGGTGGTGACGGATGTGGGCAGTGTGAAGGGGCAACCGGCGCAGGAGTTGACTACACTCATCGCGAATGGCGGGGGTTGCTTCATCGGCAGTCATCCAATGGCGGGGGCGGAGAAGATGGGGGTGAGTGCGGCGCGGGCAGATCTATTTCAGAACGCGGTGTGTGTGGTTTCGCCTACACCAAAGTCTCCAGTGGCTGAGGTGAAGAAGCTGGAAGAATTTTGGAAGGCGCTCGGCGGCAAGCCGCTGCGTCTCAAACCGGATTTGCATGATGAGTTGGTGAGCCGTTCCAGTCACTTACCGCACGTCATCGCGGCGGAGTTGGCGAGTTACGTGCTGAGCCCGGCGTTGCCGAAGCATCAGGCGCAGCTTTGCGCGACGGGTTTTCGTGACATGACGCGCATAGCTTCTGGTTCGCCGGAGATGTGGCGGGACATCTCAGTGGCGAACAGCAAGCATCTCTCCCAAGTGCTTGGCGTGTTCATTGAGGACCTGCAAGAGTTTCAGCTCGCGCTGAATAACGGTGATGTGAATGCGATCGAGGAGTTTTTCGTGAAAGCGAAACAACGTCGCGATGAATGGTGTGCGCAGATGGCTTCTCCTTCGCCCGAGTAATCTTCTTTTGAAAGTGTATTTGTGAGTCTTCCAGATCTGATTGAAATCGTTCCTTTGGATAAACCGGTTAAAGCCGAAGTGACGGTGCCGGGGTCTAAGAGCATTACCAATCGCGCATTGGTATTGGCGGCGCTGGCGAATGGGACGGTGACGTTGGAGGGCGCGTTGTGGAGCGAGGACACGCAGGTGATGGTGGAGTGTTTGCACACACTGGGTTTCAAGGTGAATGTGGAGGCTGACCTGAATGAGTTTTGCAATCGCACGATCACGGTGGAAGGGCGGGGCGGGGTGATTCCGAAGGCCGGGACGGTTGAGAAGCCTTTGGAATTGTTTGTGGGAAATGCCGGAACGGCGGCGCGGTTTTTGGCGGCGATGGTTTGTTTGGGCAAAGGCGTGTATCGCCTGAGCGGTGTGCCGCGCATGCACGAGCGCCCGCAGGCTTCTTTGTTTCAGGCGCTACGCCAGCTTGGCTATCAGATCGATTCGGCGAACAACAAGTTGCCAGCGGTCATTCATGGGGTGGGTGCGAAGGCGGGCAAGTGTCAGGTGAGCGTGGATGAGAGTTCGCAGTTCGCCTCGGCGTTGATCTTGAGCGGGACGATCGGGCAATGGCAGGTGGGTATCCAGGGGGCGAATACGGATGAGTTGCCTTATGTGGAGATGACACGGGAGCTGGTGAAAGCGTTTCCGAAGAGTGGCGGCAATTTTTACATCGAGCCGGATGCATCGAGCGGGAGTTATTTTTGGGCGGCCAACTCGGTGGTCTCGCACTGGCCGAAATCGAAGTGGCAGATCGATGGCGAGTTCCCGAATTATCTGCCGTTGCCAGCGGAAATTTCTCGTGAGTCGGATTTGGGCGATAGCATCATGACGGCGATCGTGCTGGCACCGTTTTTATCGGCACCGGTGAAGTTCACGGAGTTGGGTCGCTTGCGGGTGCAGGAGTGTGAACGCGTGGTGGCCTTGCGCACGGAGTTGACGAAGTGTGGCGCGAAGGTGATCGAAGAGGGTGATACGCTGACGGTCTATCCTTCACAGCTTCACGGGGCGGAGATCGAGACTTACAATGATCATCGCATGGCCATGTGCTTTGCGGTGGTGGGGTTGCGTGTGCCGGGAATCAAACTACGGAATCCTTCGTGCGTGAAGAAGACATTTCCCAATTTCTTCCAGAAGCTAGCGAAGGATTTGGGAGTGACTATCCTCGATGCCCAAGGGAAGAAGCTGGGGCATGAGGATTTGTTCGCGGGGTGAGGTGAACCGCGGAATACAGAAAAGTTTTTCGATTTGACGCGTAGGTTCTGATGTTGCGCGTTGGAAAGAAAAGATTAGGTTTGGCGGTGATGTAGGAAGGTATGTTCAGCGCCGCCAAACACATGTTGGTTTTTCTACTGCTGTTCACGCTCAGTCCTTTGAATGGACAGGCGATGATTGTGCAGTTGGAGGGATATGTTAATGCCGACTTGTTGCTGGCTGGGGAGCGGCAAATTCTTTGGAGTCTTTCTTATTCGGGAGTGAGTTCTTATGAGTTGATTTCTTTAGACGCACAGAACGGGAAGGAACAGTGGCGGGTTAAGATGGAGGACAGACCGCACAATGTGGTGGTCGGCGGACAAGATGTCTTTTACTTCATTAGTGGTGATTTTTTGACCGCAGCCCGTCTATCATCAAGCCAAGTTTTATGGAGGACCAATCTTTCTGCTGTTCCACAACAGGTTAAAGCTTTGCCGCCTAAGCCGAGTAGCAGGAAGGGCGATAGTTTGGTTGAGCCGATATCAGTGCTTAACTTCGGCTATTCTTTGGTGCCGAATAGATTCAATTATTCCGAGATTCAGATAAATGGTCCCCTTATCGTGATTGATCGCAAGGGGTTGAATGGCTCTGGCTGTGTTTGGGATGTTTGTTTTCAAGACTGGTTGGTGATCGATCGGAGAGTAGGGAAAATCGTAGATGGAGGACCGGGGGAGATTTTAGCTCACGGCAAAAATCTGGTGGTGGGTAATCAGGAGGCTGCGTTTCAGTTCAAGGATGGCGTAAAGGTGCCAATGCCTAAACTGGCGGAGATGCACAAGTCGATGAACCCTTTTTCTCGACAGGGAAAACGTAATGATGTGAATGATTGGGTGCTTGTTTCGAGAACTCACACGACTACTGGCCCTGTGGCCGCCTTTAATGTCAAAAGCCAGACCACGGTTGATCTTAAACTTGGCCATCGTGATCCGTGTCAGCAGGGATGGATTGTTCTGAAGGATGGTTTCTTGAGATATTCTGAATATCACTCGTCAGGTTTCCCCGATGCTAAAACTACGACTGAAAAATTCTGGATCGAGTTGTATAACTTTGAAGGAAACTTGCGGGCAGAGCGGACCACCGAAGCTTTCAAGGATTTTTGGACATCATCACTCGGTGTTAATTCCCGTGGGACTGTGTTGCTTGATGTGAAAGACTCACTGGTGACGGTGGAAATTCCATCGCTTGAAATGAAACGGTGGCAAACCAAGCCAGGAGCCAGTTTTCACATGACTGAAAGTGGTGATCGGATGGTTTGTGTCCGAGGTGATTGGTCTGCTCAGACAATGGCTAAGGCTTCGGAACGGAGAGAGGTGATCATCACTGGGGTAGATGCCATCACCTTTGCGCCGATTTGGGAGCATCGGGAAAAGGTGACCGCGAAAAAATTACGATAGAGCGAATGAACTGATTTCAGTGCTCCTCACCATGCTTGGCCGTTGAAGAGGTGATCTTCTCGATCCATGCCAAGATCAGGGCGGAGATGATAAAGATGGTGTGGATGACGACCTGCCAGAAGATGACCTTGTGGGAGTGTTTTTCCACGTCGATGAAAGTCTTCAGCAAATGCACGGAGGAGATGCCGATGAGGGCGGTGGCGAGCTTGACTTTCAGCACACCGGCGTTCACGTGGGAGAGCCATTCCGGTTGGTCCGGGTGACCTTCCAGATTCAGACGGGAGACGAAAGTTTCGTAACCGCCGATGATCACCATGATGAGGAGGTTTGCGATCATCACCACGTCGATCAAGCCTAGGACGAGGAGCATGACCTCGCTTTCTTTCATTTCTTGGACACCGCTCATCAGGTGCCACAGCTCCAGCATGAAACGATAGACGTAGATGCCTTGGGCAATGATCAGGCCGAGGTAAAGTGGGGCCTGCAACCAGCGGCTCAGGAAAATCATGCTGCCGAGGGTGTTCTGGAACGGGGAAGACTTTTGTGGATTGCTCATGCGTACACTATTTGCGCTCTGGACTGACGCCCAGAGCGCGGGTTGTGTTCAAAACTAAAGGAGGATTGAGGATAATGGGTGCCTATCTCTAAAAGTTGATGTTTTATAAGATTCCCGGCACCCCTCACCCCGGCCCTCTCCCCTCCGAGGGGCGAGGGTGTTCGCGTCTGTCCTTATTAAACGCTTAAAGTTTATGACAGGCTTTTAGACCCTGCCGCCGTAGCTGCCGAAGTCGTCGACATCCAGCAGGTCGAACCAACTGTTGATATCCTCACGTTTCGGCGCGGCCTTGGCGTGGAGGTCATTGAAATACTGGCGGCTGTCCACGTCCGAGGGCGGGCGTTGTTCTTGCCAAGACGACCACGCGATGATGTCGGGTGTGGAGGGCTTGGTAGTGCTGTTCGCGGTGATCCATTCGAGGATATCACCATCACCTTTGCCCTTGGCCAGTTCCGCTTTCAAGGCTTCGTGGTCGATGCCGGCGAACTCGAAGAAGCGTTGGTCCAAGGGGCAGTTGTAATGATACTCGCCTTGCTTGCCATCCAAGGTGGCGCGGCCTTTATCGATCAGGCGCGGGAGGATGACAAAGCCCCCGAGGCGCACACGGGCGCTGCGGGGGGGACGTTGAGTAAGGTCGGTAGAGCTCATGGGGCGCTACTATAACTCAGATCACGATCGGCGCTACCGACATGAAGACCGGCAGGTAGTCATGCTTGCGGCCCTTGGTGCTCAGAGGTTTCTCTTTCGCGGCCTTGGGTTGCTGGGCCTGCTGTTGTGCCGCCTGCTTCTCGGGCTTCGGTCCGGGTTTCTTGGCCGTCTCGATGATGCCGTTGGCGAATTCGATGACGTGACCTTGATGGATGAGCCAGTGCAGGTCTTGCGTGATGAGCTTTTGCTCCGGCGTCAACTCTGCTTGCGCAGGAGCGGCAGGGGCAGCGGGCTTGGCTTCACCTTCAGCCGGGGCGGCAGCGGCTGCTTCAGGAGCAGGTGCGGCGGGAGCGGCAGGCGTGGGAGCCAAGGCGTCGTAGATCTTACGGCGCGTGCATTTCTCGGTCTTGTTGATGAACTCGATGATGCCCTTGATGCTGTCTGACACTGGCGTGACCGCGAGGTCCAGATAGTGCGGACGGGCGACGGCCACGTGGGTGACGGTTTTGTCCACCTTGAAGAACTGCAGGCCGAGTCCGGCGAACTGCTGGCTCAGCACGGTGACGAGCTTGAGCGGGAACTTCAGTTGTTCGTCGAGGTTACGACGGAACAGCGCGCGAAGCGGGCCGATCGGAATGTTCTGCGTGGCGGTGCCGATGATGGTGTGGCTCTCCACCGGTTGCACGATGTTCGCCAGATGCGTCTCGCGGAAATGTTTTTCCACGGCTTCGCGATTCGCGAGCTTCACGGGCTCGGGGACGTTGAGCGGGATGAACTCGGTCTTCCAGCTCTGGTCTTCCAGCCACTTCTTCACGACTTCCTCGTCCTTCACGATGCGGACGCGGGCTTTGAAAGCCTCGAACGGCATGCGGGCGAAGCGTTCCTGATGCAGGTGACGCAGCTTGTTCTGGTAATCGTGATAGTTCGGCGGGCCGAGGATCTCGCCGCTCATGCCGCACTGGGCCACGAAGGTGTAGACACCCTTGGGCTTGTCGGTGGCGGTCTTCTCGGTCTGGTAGAACGTATCGAAATGTTTCGTGAGGACGTGGCTCACGGCATCTTGCTCATTGAGCCAGATGGTGTCATCCAGGCGGCAGATGAAGAGCGGCTGCACGGGTGTGCCGTCCGAGTTTTTCTGCGTCTCGAAGCGCACGACGTAGCGTTCCGGGCGCTTGATGATGAGGAAGCCGATGTCGAACAGCGGATAAGCGCGGCCAGTCAGTTTGATCTGGCGGGCGAGTGCGTCCACGCCCTTGTCTTCCGGCAGAATGGAGACATTCAGCGAGGGCAGGGGAGGCAGGGGTTCGCGACGCGGCTCTTCACGGCGATCGCCAAAACGGCCACCGCGATCATCCCGGCGAGGACCGCCACGGCGATCTCCGCGATCACCACCACGGTCACTGCGAGGTCCGCCGAAGCCACCACCGCCATCGCGGCGAGGACCGCCCGGTCCACGGCCACCGCCACCGGGGCCATCACGACGGGGACGACGACCGCCGCCGAACTCTTCATCGCCACGAACATTGGCATAGCGGTTCGTAGAGGAGGTCTCTTTGGCCCACGCGGGCAAAAGTTGCTGCTCGAGATTTTCGAGATTGAACTCGGATTCCAACGGATTACTCATGTTAAAACGTGACGCCTAAGGCGGAGTGTGCCGCGCACAGGCGAAAAAACAGAGTGAGCATGGGCTTTCAGGAAAAGGAAAGCAAGAGCGGGTTGGAGGCTTGCATAAAATAGCCAAACCGCGATTTTCACCGTCCAATTCTCTTTCCGTTTGGGAAATCAACGGGCCGGGCTCTTTGCCTTCACCAGTTTCTTTTTACCTGTTTTCCGACGCTCAATGACTTGGAGGCGGTCGGGGCGTTTTTTTGCCGTCGAGGTCTTAAGCCGGATGGGTTTATTGCGGTCGGCTGATCTCAGTATGGCTTCGATGATGCGCACGTCGCGTAAGCCTTCTTCGCCGGACGGTTCTGGCTCCCGATGATTTAAGACGCAATCGGAAAAATAGACGAGTTCGGCAGCGAACTGATCGCGCTTCGGAAACGTCTTGCGCATGGAGCGCTTTGGGGTGGTGACTTCCAAGGAGATCGGCTCCGCGTATTCGTACGCTTTGGAAACTTTCAGGGTTCCTTCTGTTCCCACCACGGTGTAAACGTCAGTATCTGTCGCCCCGAAGCTGCATGTAAAACTAGCCAGGCAGTCATCGGGGAAACGCATCATCACGCTGCTCATCTCGTCCACTTCGGTGAACCGCTTGTCATCGTTACTGGCGCTGAAGGCGAAAACTTCGAGGGGTTCAGCGCGAAAGATATAACGGGCGGCGTTGATGCAATAGATACCGATGTCATAGAGCGGGCCGCCACCGAGATCGCGTTTCAGGCGGATATTGCCAGGCTCAGTTTGCATGCTGAAGAGAGATTGGAAGAAGCGGGGCTCGCCGAGTTTGCCGGATTGCACAATCTCGACGGCTTCCATATTGGCGCGTTCAAAATGCAAGCGGTAGGCGGTCATCAGACGGACATTAGCCTTGGCGCAGGCATCGATCATCTTGCGACATTCGGCTTCGGAAGTGCCGAGCGGTTTTTCGCAAAGGACGTGGATTTTAGCTTTGGCGGCGCGGAGGACATAGTCGCGATGCAGAGAATTGGGCAGCGCGATGTAAACGGCATCAATTTGGCCGCTGGCGAGGAGATTGTCGTAACCTTCGTAATCGCAGACATTCGTGACACCAAGGTGGCGACCGAGTTTGCGAAGCTTTTCCGGATCATCGGAAACAAGTGCGGTCACTTCAGAGTTTTCTTTGGCGGCGGCGAAGGCAGGCAAGACGGCTTCTTGCGCGATGTGGCCGAGGCCGACGACGGCGTAACGGACGCGTGAATGGTTGTTTTTCATAACGATGCAAGTTCAGTTGAAAGCATCCTTATGGGCAAAAGGTGTGCCAAGAGAGATGGGCTGGTTTTGTGCCGTCCAGTTGTCCTACGGGGAAGGGATGAGAAAACCTTCGGTCCATTCGGGGCGGGCGGGGGCTTCGCCGTTGGCGAGGGATTCTTTCCATTCGTTGTCGGTGAGGCGTTGGGGGAAGGGGGTCTCGAATTCGTAGTGGCTGAGGACGGGACCGGCGACCATGAATTTCTTGGAGCCGCGTTCGACGACCATGAAGAGCATGTTCACCTTGCCGACGCCTTGATGGAGGATGCTGCCGGGGTCACCTTCTTGCGGAGAGGGTGGATCGGTATGCACATCGGCGACGAGGGCGTCGTATTTTTGCGCGCCGAAATCGATGGGGAAAGTGTCCGTGTAACTGGCGCTGCCGAGCATGTGACGGTAGAAGAGGCTGGGATACCAGCCATCGTAACGGCGCACGGGTCCGTAATTCGTCACGCCGGTCTGCATGAGTTGATGCATGAAGTTGGTTTGCGTGACGCTGAGAGGTTCTTGGCGCGTTTGTTGATCGGCGATCGCGCGGAGTTGGGAAACCTTGTCGATGAAATTGGTGAGGAAGGAGATGTGTTTCGCTTTCACATTCGCCATGTCCACGTTGCCATGCTCGATGTCGCTGACGGTACCTTCATAAGGCGAGGCTTGGAGGAGAGCGGCGGTGCGCGAGATCATTTGCTCGAGGCGGAGCCAGAATTCCACATTGGGCTCCACATAGGCATCTGGGTAACTGCACAGGCCCACATCGCTGTAGCTTTGCTTGGCGTAGAGGATGGTGTCGTGGCGGAGTTCGGTCCAGGAAGCAAGCTGGGTATTGAGAAGGCGGAGCGCCCATTCGCGGGTGCGGACGGCTTGGGGATAGTGAGTGTCCGTGGTGGGAGCGGACAAGGCGCGCAGGGAAGAGAGCCAGCTCAGGTAGATATTGCTCTCCCACGCTTCGGGCGTCTGGCTATCGAGGACGTTGCGCGCGGCGGCGAGGTTGTGTTGATAGGGGCGGTTATCGCGCCAGAAAATCATGTGATCCGGGCTGGAACTGGCGGTGGAATTGGTGAGGCGGGCGAGGAGTTCGGGGACGATCTGGTCATTGGCCAGCGTGGAGAAGGCGACATCCAAGGCGCTGGGAACGCGGCGTTGGATCTTGTTGGTCACACCGTTTTCCACCCAGAGAATGCTATCCGAAGTGACCTTCGAGAGGGCCCAGCTATCGGGGACAAACTTCTGGCCGAAGATGGTGAAGGAGCGGGGCAGGCGGAGTTGCTGCGGGCCGACTGGGGAGACGAAGGCATCGCCACGGATATTCTGCACGCCGAGCGAGCCTTGGCCTATCTGCGTTTGCAGGTCGGTGAGTTGTTGTGTGGTCGTGATGGCGGCAAGCGACGTGATGCCTGCGGAGGCGGTGAGATCGGCGAGATGGGCGAAGGTCATGGAGTCTGTCCAGCCGACGAAGGTCTCCGTGACCTTCTCGAAATTTTGCCATGCCGGGTATTTGCCGGAGAGGACGAGCAATCGGCCGAGTGTGATGGCGGTGCCTAGCTGGCGTGTGGAGGGCGGGAGAGGATTGCCGTCGCAATCTTGATCGCCGCCAGCGATGCGGAAATCAATGCGACCGAGCCACATCGTCGCGCGGAAATAACGGCGAAGGCGTTCGGATTGTTCGTAGTGGCCGCGAGGTTTGAATTGGGAGAAATCGGTGTTCCTCGGATAATCGAAAAAGGTGAAGCAGGTGAAGGATTCGGAGCTGATGGCGTCGAGCGTTGCTTGCACACGGGCGGCTTGGCCGAGGGCGGAGGCAACCTTGTTGCCTTTGAGCAGGGAACGCGCGACGGTCAGGTAGTAATCGGCATCCAATACACTGGTTGAGAGAGGGCCGCTGCCAGCTTCTTGCTGCGTGACGGCGATTTGCGCGGCCATGGCGTCGAGGATTTCTTCGAGCGTTTTCGAGAGCCAGAGGTGTTCGAGTTCCACGAGCATGTTGTCGTAGGAGCGATGCCAGGCGTGGAGGATGGCATCGGCAGAGACGAAGACGGGCAGGTCATCATTCCACAAGCTGTAAAAGGCTTGGGCGAAGTTCGTGGTGGCGAGGCGTTCGCTGACGACGAAACCGTTTTGCTGAAGGACGGCTTGTTCGGTAGCGTTGAGGCGGAAATCGTAGAAGCGGTAGCCGTGGTTTGTGGGCTGCATGCCGACGTTGTTCGTGGCGGGGTCGGTGGCAAAGAGGTTCCAGTATTGCGCGGTGGTGATGTTCCAATCGATGCCGGGGAGGTAAACATTCGTGAGGCTGTAACGCGCGGCGAATTGGGCGGGCGTGATCTGGCCGAGAGCGGCGAGTTCCTGCGCGAAGGCGGCGTTGTAACCGAACACTTCGCTGCCACCGGTGCCTACGGGAGCATTGGCGGTGTTGCCCCAGGCGGCTTGCAATCGATAGTAGGATTGCGCCTGACCGATGCCGACAGAGAGTTGCGTGAGCGCGGCATTTCCTTTTTGCGGCGGGCCGACGTTTACCCAATCGAGCAGGTTGGTGCTGTGCTGCAATTGGAAGAGCGGATATGCCGTGGCACCGGAGGGCAATGGCAAATTGCCCGGCCAGCTCAGGTCTATGTGAGTGCTCTGGGGTTGGAGGTTGAGTGAAGGTCCGGCAGGTTGTGCGTGCAGGACGCAGACTGCAAGGAGCGAGACGATGAAAGATACGACTGATTTCATGTTCACAATCGAGAGACGAGCCAGCCATACGACGGCAGAGCTTGAATCTCGATTATGACATCTATCATGTAGGAGAGAGCAGGGGCATGGGGCGATGGCCTACTTCGAGAGGGGGTAGCCAAGCACAGTAGTGCTATTTTCGTTTCGGTGCAGTTGCTGCCAAAGCTGATTCATAGCCTCCACCGAAATCCAAACGAGTCACGTCATTGAATCTGATACGCCTAGGGCCGGTCCACTCAGTGTGATAATTCAAATCTTCGAGAGTGAACGTTGCGCGGCTCAATTTGGCCAACTGCCCGATATAACAAACATTGGGGTCAATCCGCTCGCGATGAATAGTCACCAGAGGAAAGCGTGCGGCGACCGTGGA of the Verrucomicrobiia bacterium genome contains:
- a CDS encoding TIGR00645 family protein, with the translated sequence MSNPQKSSPFQNTLGSMIFLSRWLQAPLYLGLIIAQGIYVYRFMLELWHLMSGVQEMKESEVMLLVLGLIDVVMIANLLIMVIIGGYETFVSRLNLEGHPDQPEWLSHVNAGVLKVKLATALIGISSVHLLKTFIDVEKHSHKVIFWQVVIHTIFIISALILAWIEKITSSTAKHGEEH
- a CDS encoding DUF5069 domain-containing protein → MSSTDLTQRPPRSARVRLGGFVILPRLIDKGRATLDGKQGEYHYNCPLDQRFFEFAGIDHEALKAELAKGKGDGDILEWITANSTTKPSTPDIIAWSSWQEQRPPSDVDSRQYFNDLHAKAAPKREDINSWFDLLDVDDFGSYGGRV
- a CDS encoding CbiX/SirB N-terminal domain-containing protein, which gives rise to MPEDFSDATLVLVGHGSTLNAESAAPTHQHADELRRRGIFGQVLVCFWKEEPAICAVLRGAYLPRVFIVPLFISEGYFTEQVIPRELGFCQNGETNFNRVQKRGEQTLHYCGPVGTHDSMTAVLLARAREVVQKNPVVDLPEPKQITLFIAGHGTGNNENSRKAIEHQVALIKAMNLYADVHSIFMEEEPRIADCYKLAQTRDIVMVPFFISDGLHSYEDIPMMLGEPEDVVRARLASGQPTWPNPTEKNGKRVWYSASIGNEPHMPEVILERVREMVSDK
- a CDS encoding Gfo/Idh/MocA family oxidoreductase gives rise to the protein MKNNHSRVRYAVVGLGHIAQEAVLPAFAAAKENSEVTALVSDDPEKLRKLGRHLGVTNVCDYEGYDNLLASGQIDAVYIALPNSLHRDYVLRAAKAKIHVLCEKPLGTSEAECRKMIDACAKANVRLMTAYRLHFERANMEAVEIVQSGKLGEPRFFQSLFSMQTEPGNIRLKRDLGGGPLYDIGIYCINAARYIFRAEPLEVFAFSASNDDKRFTEVDEMSSVMMRFPDDCLASFTCSFGATDTDVYTVVGTEGTLKVSKAYEYAEPISLEVTTPKRSMRKTFPKRDQFAAELVYFSDCVLNHREPEPSGEEGLRDVRIIEAILRSADRNKPIRLKTSTAKKRPDRLQVIERRKTGKKKLVKAKSPAR
- a CDS encoding 3-phosphoshikimate 1-carboxyvinyltransferase, which codes for MSLPDLIEIVPLDKPVKAEVTVPGSKSITNRALVLAALANGTVTLEGALWSEDTQVMVECLHTLGFKVNVEADLNEFCNRTITVEGRGGVIPKAGTVEKPLELFVGNAGTAARFLAAMVCLGKGVYRLSGVPRMHERPQASLFQALRQLGYQIDSANNKLPAVIHGVGAKAGKCQVSVDESSQFASALILSGTIGQWQVGIQGANTDELPYVEMTRELVKAFPKSGGNFYIEPDASSGSYFWAANSVVSHWPKSKWQIDGEFPNYLPLPAEISRESDLGDSIMTAIVLAPFLSAPVKFTELGRLRVQECERVVALRTELTKCGAKVIEEGDTLTVYPSQLHGAEIETYNDHRMAMCFAVVGLRVPGIKLRNPSCVKKTFPNFFQKLAKDLGVTILDAQGKKLGHEDLFAG
- a CDS encoding DUF3160 domain-containing protein, which codes for MKSVVSFIVSLLAVCVLHAQPAGPSLNLQPQSTHIDLSWPGNLPLPSGATAYPLFQLQHSTNLLDWVNVGPPQKGNAALTQLSVGIGQAQSYYRLQAAWGNTANAPVGTGGSEVFGYNAAFAQELAALGQITPAQFAARYSLTNVYLPGIDWNITTAQYWNLFATDPATNNVGMQPTNHGYRFYDFRLNATEQAVLQQNGFVVSERLATTNFAQAFYSLWNDDLPVFVSADAILHAWHRSYDNMLVELEHLWLSKTLEEILDAMAAQIAVTQQEAGSGPLSTSVLDADYYLTVARSLLKGNKVASALGQAARVQATLDAISSESFTCFTFFDYPRNTDFSQFKPRGHYEQSERLRRYFRATMWLGRIDFRIAGGDQDCDGNPLPPSTRQLGTAITLGRLLVLSGKYPAWQNFEKVTETFVGWTDSMTFAHLADLTASAGITSLAAITTTQQLTDLQTQIGQGSLGVQNIRGDAFVSPVGPQQLRLPRSFTIFGQKFVPDSWALSKVTSDSILWVENGVTNKIQRRVPSALDVAFSTLANDQIVPELLARLTNSTASSSPDHMIFWRDNRPYQHNLAAARNVLDSQTPEAWESNIYLSWLSSLRALSAPTTDTHYPQAVRTREWALRLLNTQLASWTELRHDTILYAKQSYSDVGLCSYPDAYVEPNVEFWLRLEQMISRTAALLQASPYEGTVSDIEHGNVDMANVKAKHISFLTNFIDKVSQLRAIADQQTRQEPLSVTQTNFMHQLMQTGVTNYGPVRRYDGWYPSLFYRHMLGSASYTDTFPIDFGAQKYDALVADVHTDPPSPQEGDPGSILHQGVGKVNMLFMVVERGSKKFMVAGPVLSHYEFETPFPQRLTDNEWKESLANGEAPARPEWTEGFLIPSP
- a CDS encoding prephenate dehydrogenase/arogenate dehydrogenase family protein, which produces MHWQKIALVGVGLLGGSVGLAVRQRRLAAQVVGYVRRQASIDECMKVGAVDSATLDLAQTVKDADLVILCTPIGQMLELTKQMLPSLKRGAVVTDVGSVKGQPAQELTTLIANGGGCFIGSHPMAGAEKMGVSAARADLFQNAVCVVSPTPKSPVAEVKKLEEFWKALGGKPLRLKPDLHDELVSRSSHLPHVIAAELASYVLSPALPKHQAQLCATGFRDMTRIASGSPEMWRDISVANSKHLSQVLGVFIEDLQEFQLALNNGDVNAIEEFFVKAKQRRDEWCAQMASPSPE